Proteins from a genomic interval of Kitasatospora kifunensis:
- a CDS encoding YhjD/YihY/BrkB family envelope integrity protein, translating to MQAPGESSRAGVERPSRRRGKGARRAARRSAWRGTVWALIKDTTNTCVEYRVTGLAAEAAFFTLLSIPPLLLCLAGTLGYLDDLLGAGTIQKLQQDILSGAGTVLSSSSIDQTVKPLLEKVFASGRPDLISIGFLFSLWSGSRALYIFIDTITVMYGLDGKRGIVKTRALSLGLYLGALVIGSLVLPLLVAGPGLVMSAVPSISGLVNALYWPVAILLLIVFLTTLYHLAVPASTPWREDIPGALVALGMLVICSLLLRLYLVHSVEGGQTIYGSLAAPIAVLLWIFVLALAVLIGAAMNAAIDRRWPSVETADARAENERASEQHAAAVVREISARRAAERAQRARAFGLAEGVEDEDENGEGGDEAPSEYPERWADFLAPENVRGRLAGSRRRGKRTQPPPPDSDRPAERRGAPHRPAEPPPGASAERPAEPWTADGRFPGELGPVDSALPSRPPRPPWDGS from the coding sequence GTGCAAGCACCAGGTGAGAGCAGCAGAGCGGGGGTCGAGCGACCCTCCCGGCGACGGGGCAAGGGCGCCCGACGGGCGGCCCGGCGATCGGCCTGGCGTGGCACGGTCTGGGCGCTGATCAAGGACACCACCAACACCTGCGTCGAGTACCGGGTCACCGGGCTGGCCGCCGAGGCGGCCTTCTTCACCCTGCTGTCGATCCCGCCGCTGCTGCTCTGCCTGGCAGGCACCCTCGGCTACCTGGACGACCTGCTCGGCGCCGGCACCATCCAGAAGCTCCAGCAGGACATCCTGTCGGGGGCCGGCACGGTGCTCTCCTCCTCCTCGATCGACCAGACCGTCAAACCGCTGCTGGAGAAGGTCTTCGCCAGCGGCCGCCCCGACCTGATCTCGATCGGCTTTCTCTTCTCGCTCTGGTCCGGCTCCCGGGCGCTCTACATCTTCATCGACACGATCACCGTGATGTACGGGCTGGACGGCAAGCGCGGGATCGTCAAGACTCGCGCCCTGTCGCTGGGTCTGTACCTCGGCGCGCTGGTGATCGGCTCCCTGGTGCTGCCGCTGCTGGTGGCCGGGCCCGGGCTGGTGATGTCGGCGGTGCCGAGCATCTCCGGACTGGTCAACGCGCTCTACTGGCCGGTGGCGATCCTGCTGCTGATCGTCTTCCTGACCACGCTCTACCACCTGGCCGTGCCGGCCAGCACGCCGTGGCGCGAGGACATCCCCGGCGCGCTGGTCGCGCTCGGCATGCTGGTGATCTGCAGCCTGCTGCTGCGCCTGTACCTGGTGCACTCGGTCGAGGGCGGCCAGACCATCTACGGTTCGCTGGCCGCGCCGATCGCGGTGCTGCTGTGGATCTTCGTGCTGGCCCTCGCGGTGCTGATCGGCGCGGCGATGAACGCGGCGATAGACCGCCGCTGGCCCAGCGTGGAGACAGCCGACGCGCGGGCCGAGAACGAGCGGGCCAGCGAGCAGCACGCCGCCGCGGTGGTGCGCGAGATCAGCGCCCGCCGGGCCGCCGAACGGGCGCAGCGGGCGCGGGCGTTCGGGCTGGCCGAAGGCGTCGAGGACGAGGACGAGAACGGCGAGGGCGGCGACGAGGCGCCCTCGGAGTACCCCGAGCGGTGGGCCGACTTCCTGGCGCCGGAGAACGTGCGCGGGCGGCTGGCCGGCTCGCGGCGGCGGGGCAAGCGCACCCAGCCGCCGCCACCGGACAGCGACCGGCCCGCGGAGCGGCGTGGTGCGCCGCACCGGCCCGCCGAACCGCCGCCGGGGGCGTCGGCCGAGCGGCCCGCGGAGCCGTGGACG